A DNA window from Polyodon spathula isolate WHYD16114869_AA chromosome 18, ASM1765450v1, whole genome shotgun sequence contains the following coding sequences:
- the LOC121331221 gene encoding LOW QUALITY PROTEIN: cytosolic Fe-S cluster assembly factor nubp1-like (The sequence of the model RefSeq protein was modified relative to this genomic sequence to represent the inferred CDS: inserted 2 bases in 1 codon) produces the protein MSAVKHKVLVLSGKGGVGKSTFSAHLAHGLAGDQSKEIALLDVDICRPSIPRIMGLEGEQVHQSGSGWSPVYVEDNLAVMSIGFLLSSPDDAXIWRGPKKNGMIKQFLRDVDWGEVDYLIVDTPPGTSDEHLSVVQYLSGMHIDGAVLITTPQEVSLQDVRKEIAFCRKVNLPIIGVVANMSGFVCPKCKNNSQIFPPTTGGAEKMCRELNIPLLGKVPLDPRIGKSCDEGKSFLSEVPDSAATAAYRI, from the exons ATGTCTGCTGTGAAACACAAAGTCCTGGTTCTCTCTGGGAAAGGGGGAGTGGGGAAGAGCACCTTCAGCGCACACCTGGCCCATGGCTTAGCAGGGGACCAGTCTAAAGAG ATTGCTCTGCTTGATGTTGACATCTGTAGGCCTTCAATACCGAGGATCATGGGGCTGGAGGGAGAGCAG GTTCACCAGAGTGGCTCTGGATGGTCCCCAGTG TACGTTGAAGACAATCTGGCAGTGATGTCCATCGGCTTTCTCCTGAGCAGTCCGGATGACGC CATCTGGCGGGGTCCCAAGAAGAACG GCATGATCAAGCAATTCCTGAGAGACGTGGACTGGGGGGAAGTGGACTATCTGATCGTGGACACCCCTCCCGGCACCTCGGACGAGCACCTGTCTGTGGTGCAGTACCTGAGCGGGATGCATATCGACGGGGCTGTGCTCATCACCACCCCGCAG GAGGTCTCCCTGCAGGATGTCCGGAAAGAGATCGCTTTCTGCCGGAAGGTGAATCTGCCGATTATCGGAGTGGTTGCGAACATGAGCGGCTTTGTGTGCCCCAAGTGCAAG aataatTCTCAGATCTTCCCTCCTACCACAGGGGGTGCAGAGAAGATGTGCAGGGAGCTGAACATTCCTCTGCTTGGGAAAGTGCCTTTGGACCCTCGGATAG GAAAGAGCTGCGATGAAGGGAAGTCTTTCTTATCAGAAGTGCCAGATTCTGCAGCCACAGCTGCCTATAGAATATAA